In Daphnia magna isolate NIES linkage group LG6, ASM2063170v1.1, whole genome shotgun sequence, the following are encoded in one genomic region:
- the LOC116924863 gene encoding proto-oncogene tyrosine-protein kinase ROS isoform X1 — protein MSVNRIKVLLYFSFVLTIGHFTTIETCTDFCHVENHCILRCSSEIVNTQNGTDNAPSDLWCDGGCRRDHCISGCRRWAKALNTNCYAACNSTDGHTRGQAIYCLRGCNLAISSYVDDIKARMGRIVAPIPIAGSISNTSVTLEWKWNATALGLLHRNHVINVSIKWCHSQPEMCSAWEAVPNATERSGQSLVTVNELRPYTIYRFRLVIVLASDREPLTSEESAPVVTLPSGLPSSPPINLEVVVLDANRISITWDPPYYPNGPLISYSLNIQEASSRKGYQGSQDVGANNHRSYTFVHLKPNTTYIVSVAACNSVGGVGPAASRHVTTYPLEKLPAGNDLKPYFLIVVDDKFIYRHEPGLIDYTKSPIHESQSTAITGLAVHARQGTLFLADDDGYVYELSLKPKSDIRNRWRVGKEIVHVIGLSVDWLFDRLYLLIENDEGTSWQISRCKLDGRESAYVVTDLTYKPSHFEVDPFNGFLVWTVNHTDATGGLYIVDLADLADQPLSAMTIETGPTSKIQHILHDVAISAFKADPINSRIFVMVNDVSTNRTILAVPYSGLWKKVVRHSMRDVEAISYMAYLDDVFYWTNLGHSFFEEADPNRDIHVHRFAPKAESRHTAIILCDIRSQPTPIPLTPVRNLEAIFGSDSVYVKWDPPSTVAHRGRGAWQNWSYHVQIGDMERDISVSENDINTTEMTLKVLRPNTTYSIVVQPASDYDRRYAPLRPIPVDSSHVVSVSAYFFGKTLPSGEEIRPIYWATDDGVIYQSNSVGDDVRSFISVNSSHLNWGRHALKDVVVTNMAWMHNSMYVVTNTNRMYHVDLTSRNVTLLEGLEASSVATDWLSRKVYWSSANRQTIGRCAADGSGQEWLPIIGRATSMAVHSTKGKLVWCTGHSVEGSFLNADNRQTYWSSGLHSGNQALGMAIDYDNDDVYWLVKKLNGASLLYRTHIDSAIDVALVNEITPNARGPLQYMSGRLIWLQDSLDKIVISDLNGTNTYQLNSPKQLRVSWFLPTHFSRSYNSTTAVVIPNPVDAASILLKPVVNEGLVISWSHVTNVNYGNVAYDIRVSYREDNCTAVTADDHYPVPTNWKILPYSDVSVSIRAFTVWGSANVSNVILKSPPSTPEVPLKPRAFVSFVRNDSSSLAEVVIHFRWSPPAKSNGELAGYRVTYCRETSESQHRDCQNANVSPSATEFVARNVGTDDYYVFTVKAFTEVGYGPETRTLEVSTSIETPIPHLVIFTSNLLWLADLDNHASLNQSVAKRAISVPSPPVAVALINHDRKVYWIDTQGDFYSHDLRSDDIKKIHHLNGTGESLTIDWVSRHAYWSQREMGVSSVYQLDLNKKTDEYATPQLVLRDPRMVRLVEVDPFSSRLIWVSDNHNGTGTLMTTDIRGGQNRLFFNNPQYCGVNSLRNNTLTPPLALQTITTIDWSDTHKPRLIWTAHNDDIWSSDLKGCFSTPELSSSEIKRTGRWPISSLAADRTHFYWTDVKERRVHKMRRLSSILDRNKFLAQSGSISAFASRSEVLVELANVYKVVTFSTNFQPLPDVECLAPSSYPYNVKFVNSTHDSLTLSMPMPQRPAKCNGMTMAPPTYHLYYGEIRPNQTGGCRHNLSQCLTETSNDSVVFLRKLLPNTKYVVHVSITNHYMPVGNSLPNITLDNADIFSTQVGAPSKPREVVAIVTSPVSVRVQWLQPSSLNGINITYSVHWLSENKFGSPIEGQLKLSEDVEDQAGPFRYFIDITSLTANTTYAFMVRAYSTNGQFNQSDFVTTTTFENPKALVMRNVSSTSVLLEWKSPNNTNITRHILLCSVSKQGIWKEMEHWSDTKPDHTYNFSAIELSPKTSYSFRLKLEYSPLKTSFLWPADDDGILLTTKGNVPDQPLSPRANKIVDNLIELWWGTRASNDYPILRYVLEMRCVEDPVFLDRHDNETDSGITKTAIFPNTQSSWKPIYNGTDNFYIVPNLKPGPRYQFRVQAFNEMGASEVSDASPIFQTTSNNTNITMIVFVSGLIAFCSVMTIFIFYVCRRTQFQGKKAGGNMSSHPIGGSEMTDLATLRELPRRESFIQQNNAIYGVGDGDVDQELALLPHIRFEDLLITKFLGRGAFGEVFEGTTCNLPGSNQYHTKVAVKTLRKGATDQEKGEFLKEAILMSQFKHKHILRLLGVCLDADPSFILLELMEGGDLLSFLRNNRPSLREPPANSATCCQLGLLDLVSMCVDVAKGCCYLEELHFVHRDLAARNCLVSSRDPRFRVVKIGDFGLARDIYRNDYYRKEGEGLLPVRWMAPESLVDGVFTSQTDVWSFGVLLWEILTLGQQPYPARTNLQVLHFVRTGGRLDRPPNCPDSLFELMMSCWSYEPSARPTFTKCLAELLNLQDKLQHSPFTAVHNGHYVGAPLYRGCNNKTFFQNEKHYAISETNPWQINRDSVESGDSCSYLDQHSLEQGPTLYTNDIAAVLHGLVSRPNTRHSSSGNRTHRVERCSSVRDSRGRQHNANPSISIIRSHSTIEGSTQSVASARGRYLELLGDTVVCGHGCSDGYEVPRNISYESSSQMFTDALLQRSHSSNSQVDNDDLSDATDESCLANESVCASIPSPTNTLISTLSASTMPSEMNHL, from the exons ATGTCCGTCAATCGTATCAAAGTTTTGCTTTacttttcgtttgttttgacGATTGGTCATTTCACAACGATCGAAACGTGCACGGACTTTTGCCACGTTGAGAATCATTGTATTCTAAGATGCTCGTCAGAG ATAGTAAACACACAG AATGGAACGGATAATGCGCCTAGCGACTTGTGGTGCGATGGAGGGTGTCGAAGAGATCAT TGCATTTCGGGTTGCCGCCGTTGGGCTAAAGCGTTGAATACTAACTGCTACGCTGCTTGT AATTCCACGGATGGACACACGCGAGGACAAGCCATCTATTGCCTTCGGGGATGTAACTTGGCTATTTCCTCCTATGTCGACGATATTAAAG CTCGCATGGGTAGGATCGTGGCGCCGATTCCAATTGCAGGCTCGATTAGCAACACTTCGGTGACGCTGGAATGGAAATGGAATGCGACTGCTCTTGGTTTGCTCCATCGCAATCACGTGATCAACGTCTCGATCAAATGGTGCCACTCTCAGCCAGAAATGTGCAGTGCTTGGGAGGCCGTCCCGAACGCGACCGAACGTTCCGGTCAATCGCTAGTCACGGTTAACGAACTTCGACCTTACACCATCTATCGG TTTCGTTTGGTGATTGTGTTGGCCTCCGACCGGGAGCCGCTGACGTCCGAAGAATCAGCCCCCGTTGTTACCCTACCATCCGGTTTACCCAGTTCTCCACCGATCAACCTCGAAGTCGTTGTTTTGGATGCCAATCGGATTTCGATCACCTGGGATCCACCATATTATCCCAACGGACCATTAATCTCCTACTCTTTAAATATTCAAGAAGCTTCCTCACGGAAAGGCTACCAAGGTTCTCAG GATGTCGGTGCGAACAATCATCGTTCCTACACTTTCGTTCACCTGAAACCCAATACGACGTACATTGTATCCGTGGCTGCGTGTAATTCTGTTGGAGGAGTTGGACCTGCTGCAAGCCGACATGTTACCACCTACCCTTTGGAGAAAC TTCCAGCTGGAAATGACTTGAAGCCATATTTCCTGATCGTAGTTGACGATAAATTCATTTACCGTCATGAACCCGGTTTAATTGATTACACTAAATCACCTATTCATGAAAGCCAAAGCACCGCTATTACAG GGTTGGCTGTTCACGCTCGCCAAGGTACTTTGTTTTTGGCTGATGATGATGGTTACGTGTACGAGTTGAGCTTGAAGCCCAAATCGGATATACGAAACCGGTGGCGTGTCGGCAAAGAAATTGTCCACGTCATAGGACTCAGTGTCGATTGGCTTTTCGATCGGTTGTATTTATTGATTGAAAATGATGAAGGCACCAGTTGGCAGATCTCTCGTTGCAAATTGGACGGTCGTGAATCTGCATACGTCGTGACCGATCTCACCTACAAACCGTCTCATTTCGAAGTCGACCCGTTTAATGG TTTCCTCGTATGGACGGTGAATCATACCGATGCAACTGGCGGTTTGTATATTGTCGACTTGGCTGATTTGGCGGACCAACCTCTATCAGCGATGACAATCGAAACCGGACCGACGAGTAAAATCCAGCACATTCTTCACGATGTGGCTATATCGGCTTTTAAAGCCGATCCCATTAACTCTCGTATTTTTGTCATGGTGAATGACGTGTCCACCAATCGAACCATTTTGGCCGTTCCTTACAGTGG ATTGTGGAAAAAAGTGGTTCGCCATTCCATGCGCGATGTGGAAGCAATCAGTTACATGGCTTATCTTGACGACGTCTTTTATTGGACTAATCTCGGACATTCATTCTTCGAAGAAGCCGACCCAAACAGAGACATCCATGTCCACCGATTTGCTCCAAAAGCTGAAAGCAGACACACGGCAATCATCCTGTGCGACATCCGAAGCCAACCGACACCCATTCCACTTACACCTGTTCGAAATCTGGAAGCAATTTTCGGTTCCGATTCAGTCTACGTAAAATGGGACCCTCCATCGACCGTAGCCCATCGAGGCAGAGGGGCGTGGCAAAATTGGTCTTACCACGTTCAAATTGGCGATATGGAAAGGGACATTTCAGTCTCCGAAAACGACATCAACACGACAGAAATGACGTTAAAAGTTTTACGTCCAAACACGACCTATTCTATTGTTGTTCAACCGGCATCGGATTACGATCGACGCTACGCTCCGCTCCGGCCAATTCCGGTGGATTCTAGCCACGTTGTTTCTGTCAGTGCTTATTTTTTTGGCAAAACCCTTCCTAGTGGTGAAGAGATCAGACCAATCTACTGGGCTACCGACGACGGTGTCATTTATCAATCCAATTCGGTAGGGGATGATGTCCGATCGTTTATCAGCGTTAATTCTTCACATTTGAACTGGGGACGACACGCACTGAAGGATGTAGTGGTTACTAATATGGCGTGGATGCATAACTCTATGTATGTGGTGACCAACACGAATCGGATGTACCACGTCGATTTAACATCACGCAATGTCACACTTCTCGAAGGTTTAGAAGCTTCAAGTGTTGCCACAGACTGGCTCTCTCGCAAAGTTTACTGGTCATCCGCCAACAGACAAACG ATTGGGCGTTGCGCAGCCGATGGGAGTGGACAGGAATGGCTGCCGATCATCGGTCGTGCAACATCCATGGCCGTGCACTCGACTAAGGGTAAGCTTGTCTGGTGTACGGGACACTCAGTGGAGGGTAGTTTCTTGAACGCCGACAATCGGCAGACTTATTGGTCTTCGGGGCTTCATTCAGGCAACCAAG CTCTAGGGATGGCCATAGACTATGATAACGATGATGTTTATTGGCTTGTGAAGAAACTCAACGGTGCATCGCTACTCTATAGAACTCACATTGATTCAGCTATAGACGTAGCCTTGGTCAACGAGATTACACCAAATGCTAGAG GTCCGTTACAGTACATGTCCGGCCGCTTGATTTGGCTGCAGGACTCGTTGGACAAAATTGTGATTAGTGATTTGAACGGCACCAACACGTATCAACTGAACAGCCCCAAGCAACTACGCGTCTCCTGGTTTCTTCCAACTCATTTTTCACGTTCGT acaATTCTACCACAGCCGTTGTCATCCCTAACCCTGTGGATGCAGCGTCTATTCTCCTGAAACCAGTGGTTAACGAGGGGCTGGTCATAAGTTGGTCACACGTCACAAATGTCAACTATGGTAATGTGGCCTACGACATTCGTGTTAGTTATCGGGAGGACAACTGTACAGCG GTCACTGCCGATGATCATTACCCAGTGCCGACCAACTGGAAGATATTGCCTTATTCTGACGTATCGGTTTCGATCAGAGCATTCACTGTATGGGGATCAGCAAACGTATCAAATGTCATTTTGAAATCTCCTCCTTCAACACCGGAAGTTCCTCTTAAACCAAGAGCTTTCGTATCGTTCGTCCGCAACGATAGCAGCAGTTTGGCG GAGGTAGTCATCCATTTTCGATGGTCCCCCCCGGCCAAATCAAATGGTGAACTGGCTGGGTACAGGGTAACCTATTGTCGCGAAACGAGTGAATCTCAACATCGTGATTGTCAGAACGCAAATGTTTCTCCTAGTGCTACTGAATTTGTTGCGCGCAATGTGGGAACTGACGATTATTATGTCTTTACG GTTAAAGCCTTTACCGAGGTCGGCTATGGGCCAGAAACGCGAACCCTAGAGGTATCAACCTCAATAGAGACTCCGATTCCGCACTTGGTGATCTTCACGTCAAACTTGTTATGGTTGGCGGATTTGGATAATCACGCCTCGTTAAATCAGTCTGTCG CTAAACGAGCCATCTCAGTGCCATCGCCTCCCGTAGCGGTTGCGCTCATCAATCACGACCGTAAAGTCTACTGGATTGACACCCAAGGCGACTTCTATTCTCACGATTTGCGAAGTGACGACATCAAAAAG ATACATCACCTTAACGGTACTGGTGAGAGCTTAACCATCGACTGGGTTAGCCGTCACGCATATTGGTCGCAAAGAGAGATGGGCGTTTCGTCCGTCTACCAATTAGACTTGAACAAGAAGACGGACGAATACGCAACACCTCAGCTTGTGTTACGCGATCCTCGGATGGTCAGATTAGTCGAAGTCGACCCTTTTAGCAG CCGACTGATCTGGGTGTCTGATAACCATAATGGAACGGGAACGTTAATGACAACTGACATTCGCGGTGgtcaaaatcgacttttctttAACAATCCACAGTATTGTGGTGTTAATAGTCTTCGTAATAACACTTTGACGCCTCCATTGGCTTTGCAAACGATTACGACCATTGACTGGTCAGACACTCACAAACCTCGTCTCATATGGACGGCCCACAATGACGATATCTGGTCTTCCGATTTGAAAGGTTGTTTTTCAACACCTGAACTCAGTTCTTCTGAAATTAAAAGAACAG GACGCTGGCCAATCTCTTCCTTAGCTGCTGATCGCACACATTTCTATTG GACTGACGTTAAGGAGCGACGAGTACATAAAATGCGCCGcttgtcatctatcctagacCGAAACAAATTCTTAGCACAGTCTGGTTCAATCAGCGCTTTCGCTAGCCGTAGTGAAGTGTTAGTCGAATTAGCCAACGTTTACAAGGTGGTTACCTTCAGCACTAACTTCCAGCCGCTTCCCG ATGTTGAATGCCTTGCTCCTAGCAGTTACCCGTATAATGTCAAATTCGTGAACAGCACCCATGACAGTCTCACATTGTCCATGCCGATGCCACAGAGACCTGCAAAGTGTAACGGAATGACTATGGCCCCTCCGACGTATCATCTCTACTACGGTGAAATCAGGCCGAATCAAACGGGAGGATGTCGACATAATCTAAGCCAATGCTTAACAGAG ACGAGTAACGACAGCGTTGTGTTCTTGCGGAAACTTCTGCCCAACACTAAGTACGTTGTGCACGTTAGCATTACAAATCATTACATGCCAGTCGGGAATTCTTTGCCGAATATTACGTTGGACAATGCAGATATATTCTCCACTCAAGTCGGAG CTCCTTCTAAACCAAGAGAAGTCGTTGCCATCGTAACCAGCCCGGTATCTGTCCGCGTGCAATGGCTTCAACCGAGTTCTTTGAACGGAATCAACATTACATATTCAGTTCATTGGCTGTCGGAGAATAAATTCGGGTCACCCATCGAAGGTCAATTAAAATTATCTGAAGATGTGGAGGACCAGGCGGGCCCTTTTCGCTATTTCATCGACATTACTTCGTTGACAGCAAACACCACTTACGCCTTCATG GTTCGAGCTTATTCAACCAATGGCCAGTTTAATCAAAGCGATTTCGTAACGACCACAACTTTTGAAAATCCAAAAGCTCTTGTTATGAGAAACGTTTCTTCTACGTCAGTCcttttggaatggaaatcaccGAACAATACGAATATCACAAG GCACATCCTTCTGTGTTCCGTATCGAAACAGGGGATCTGGAAAGAAATGGAACATTGGTCTGATACGAAACCCGACCACACCTATAATTTCAGTGCTATAGAATTGTCACCAAAGACTAGTTATTCGTTCCGTTTGAAGCTTGAATATTCACCTTTGAAGACATCCTTTTTATG GCCAGCTGACGATGACGGAATACTTTTGACTACTAAAGGAAACGTTCCAGATCAACCTTTAAGCCCAAGAGCGAATAAAATTGTGGATAATCTCATTGAACTGTGGTGGGGAACAAGAGCGTCCAACGATTATCCTATTCTGCGATATGTTTTGGAAATGAGATGTGTCGAGGACCCAGTTTTCTTAGACAGGCATGACAATGAAACTGATTCAGGAATAACGAAGACGGCCATCTTTCCGAACACGCAATCCTCCTGGAAACCCATATATAACGGAACAG ATAATTTCTACATAGTACCTAACCTAAAACCAGGTCCGAGGTATCAGTTCCGAGTGCAGGCATTTAACGAGATGGGCGCAAGTGAAGTGAGCGATGCGAGCCCCATTTTTCAAACGACATCCAACAACACCAACATTACAATGATCGTTTTTGTCTCAGGCTTGATAGCTTTCTGTTCCGTCATGACCATCTTCATTTTTTACG TTTGCCGACGAACCCAATTTCAAGGCAAAAAAGCCGGTGGAAATATGTCTTCTCATCCCATCGGCGGTTCAGAGATGACTGATCTGGCCACACTACGAGAACTGCCGCGAAGAGAAAGTTTTATTCAACAGAACAATGCTATTTATGGCGTTGGAGATGGGGACGTCGATCAAGAATTGGCTTTACTTCCACACATCCGTTTTGAAGATCTGCTCATCACCAAATTTCTCGGAAGAGGCGCTTTTGGGGAGGTTTTCGAAGGCACCACCTGTAATTTACCTGGCTCGAATCAGTACCACACCAAAGTGGCCGTTAAG actcTTCGTAAGGGAGCCACTGATCAAGAGAAAGGTGAATTCCTGAAAGAAGCCATTCTGATGAGCCAGTTTAAACACAAACACATTCTACGATTGTTGGGCGTGTGTTTGGATGCCGATCCCAGTTTCATTTTGCTCGAGCTCATGGAAGGTGGCGATCTTCTTTCATTCCTACGCAATAACCGACCGTCTCTGCGTGAACCACCAGCCAACAGTGCCACTTGTTGCCAGTTGGGATTGCTCGATTTGGTCTCTATGTGTGTCGATGTTGCTAAAGGATGTTGTTACCTGGAAGAACTGCACTTCGTTCATCGAGATCTAGCCGCAAGAAATTGTCTGGTCTCTAGTCGCGATCCTCGTTTTCGGGTAGTCAAAATTGGAGATTTTGGACTTGCTAGGGACATCTATCGTAACGATTACTATCGTAAAGAAGGTGAAGGGCTCCTGCCCGTTAG GTGGATGGCTCCCGAATCGTTGGTGGATGGTGTCTTTACTAGCCAAACTGATGTTTGGTCATTTGGTGTCCTCCTGTGGGAGATTCTTACACTTGGTCAGCAACCGTATCCTGCCCGGACGAATCTTCAAGTGCTACATTTTGTCCGAACTGGTGGTCGTCTCGACCGGCCGCCAAACTGTCCCGATTCtct GTTTGAATTGATGATGAGCTGCTGGTCGTATGAGCCTTCTGCCCGTCCGACATTCACAAAATGCCTTGCAGAATTATTGAATCTACAAGATAAATTGCAGCATTCACCTTTCACTGCGGTGCATAATGGACATTACGTGGGAGCCCCACTTTACC GAGGATGTAACAATAAGACCTTCttccaaaacgaaaaacacTATGCCATTTCGG AAACCAATCCGTGGCAAATCAATCGGGATTCTGTTGAATCAGGCGACTCATGCTCGTACCTCGACCAACACTCACTGGAACAAGGACCGACCCTCTACACTAATGACATAGCGGCTGTGTTACACGGGCTTGTGAGTAGACCCAACACCAGACACTCATCCAGTGGAAATCGAACGCACCGTGTGGAACGGTGTTCGTCAGTACGAGATTCAAGGGGACGACAACACAACGCAAACCCTTCCATATCAATTATCCGATCCCATTCTACAATCGAAGGCTCAACACAATCAGTGGCTAGCGCACGCGGACGCTATTTGGAACTGCTCGGAGACACTGTCGTTTGCGGCCACGGTTGCAGTGATGGTTACGAAGTGCCTCGCAATATTAGCTATGAATCGAGTTCACAAATGTTTACAGATGCGCTGTTACAGCGTTCTCACAGTAGTAACAGTCAAGTGGATAATGACGATCTGAGTGATGCCACAGACGAGAGTTGTTTGGCCAATGAAAGCGTTTGCGCGAGCATTCCTTCCCCTACGAATACCCTCATCTCAACTTTAAGTGCTTCGACAATGCCTTCTGAAATGAATCATTTGTAA